A single Triticum dicoccoides isolate Atlit2015 ecotype Zavitan chromosome 2A, WEW_v2.0, whole genome shotgun sequence DNA region contains:
- the LOC119353093 gene encoding uncharacterized protein LOC119353093 — protein sequence MPRFYARITKVKRAPKFEVHFVSLEFDPRNKAEVAWSRGKLPVACGRFKHGALHRAKETKIFSQTISYDKSKTRNSFEIYPKKGEVWALFKGWDIGWSSDAENHTDFKYELVQVFYDFTTSTSIIAMPLVKVKGFVSLFMGLKEATPYVIPRDNTLTFSHCVPYHWMEGTERNGIPEGAVELDPDALPPNLEDAFASVVPESSYTESAVQDSTDVYEESDDIIQAEFECAESEFHEFTEMRSLDKFKPGQIWALYNDIDKFPNYYAGIRKVDLKNNEVQVRWLYVSPRGEEEKRLVNEDRPVGCGIFTVSSENVAIKTYTGTQSFSHPVCSRPTGREKELEIIPLPREIWAVYKDWRAGWTARDFKNCDYELVEILTHTDSSIQVKLLRKVDGHRTVFRREPSVETICQDEYLKFSHQIPRFHLTNEKGGKLRGCLELDPFSVPERFLGIDSM from the coding sequence ATGCCAAGATTTTATGCTCGAATTACAAAGGTAAAAAGGGCCCCAAAGTTTGAGGTACACTTTGTTTCACTCGAATTTGATCCCAGAAATAAAGCAGAGGTGGCATGGTCACGGGGGAAACTGCCTGTTGCTTGTGGACGTTTTAAGCATGGAGCATTACACAGAGCTAAAGAAACTAAGATCTTCTCCCAGACCATTTCTTATGATAAAAGCAAGACAAGAAATTCGTTTGAGATATATCCTAAGAAAGGTGAAGTTTGGGCCCTTTTCAAAGGATGGGACATTGGCTGGAGTTCGGACGCTGAAAACCACACAGATTTTAAGTATGAACTTGTTCAGGTTTTCTATGATTTCACGACAAGcactagcatcattgccatgccgcTCGTAAAAGTAAAAGGCTTTGTTAGCTTATTTATGGGGTTGAAAGAGGCAACCCCGTATGTGATACCTCGGGATAACACACTAACGTTTTCACATTGTGTCCCTTATCACTGGATGGAGGGGACTGAGAGAAACGGCATTCCAGAAGGAGCTGTTGAACTTGATCCTGATGCGCTTCCCCCTAACTTGGAAGATGCTTTTGCCTCTGTTGTACCTGAAAGCAGTTACACTGAATCTGCTGTACAAGATAGTACTGATGTTTATGAGGAATCTGATGATATTATCCAGGCAGAATTTGAATGTGCTGAATCTGAATTCCATGAATTTACAGAAATGAGATCGCTTGACAAGTTCAAACCTGGGCAAATCTGGGCTCTCTACAATGATATAGATAAGTTCCCCAATTACTATGCCGGCATAAGGAAAGTCGATCTCAAGAATAATGAAGTACAAGTGAGATGGCTTTATGTCTCTCCTCGGGGAGAGGAGGAGAAAAGATTGGTCAATGAAGATCGCCCTGTTGGCTGTGGAATCTTTACGGTTTCCAGTGAAAATGTTGCTATTAAGACTTACACTGGTACACAATCATTTTCTCATCCTGTATGTAGTAGACCAACTGGTAGAGAGAAAGAATTAGAAATTATTCCTCTTCCTCGTGAGATCTGGGCCGTTTACAAGGACTGGAGGGCTGGATGGACTGCGCGCGATTTTAAAAATTGTGACTATGAATTGGTGGAGATATTAACCCATACGGACTCGTCCATACAAGTTAAGCTGTTGAGAAAGGTGGATGGTCACAGGACAGTATTTAGAAGAGAGCCATCTGTGGAAACGATATGTCAGGATGAGTACTTAAAGTTCTCTCACCAGATCCCTCGCTTCCATCTGACAAATGAAAAAGGAGGTAAGCTTCGAGGCTGTTTGGAGCTCGATCCTTTCTCGGTGCCAGAGAGGTTTCTCGGCATTGATTCAATGTGA
- the LOC119358855 gene encoding uncharacterized protein LOC119358855, with protein sequence MDLFHDRHHVRLRSRVHRTYLHAAEDGESVTLSQLHASMTAVWAVHIYNGDNGPYLLLHSAAYGRYLAATATPARLGHRGLRAELRDYDQPGVEAFMWQAVDSGCGDDVVLLHNVGGRYLRANGRYLPWNSTGVSVDDNASSMMYYWVVEPIPAREDMPALPAPPPNPPYLLGVIHVEPARLIRFVRALDNGHYPEDPEHVAWRQFWFRGRSAFCLRDDLRFLVGAGVYYRNIAMCVRAGRYGRLTPLVVDLPDGGYGETLEIVLIRAETPAYNGLRHPDVNAE encoded by the exons ATGGACTTGTTCCACGACAGGCACCACGTGCGGCTGCGGAGCCGCGTGCACCGCACCTACCTCCACGCCGCCGAGGACGGGGAGAGCGTCACCCTCAGCCAGCTCCACGCCTCCATGACCGCGGTGTGGGCGGTGCACATCTACAACGGCGACAACGGTCCGTACCTGCTCCTCCACAGCGCGGCCTACGGCCGCTACCTCGCCGCCACGGCCACGCCGGCGAGGCTCGGCCACCGGGGCCTCCGCGCGGAGCTGCGCGACTACGACCAGCCGGGTGTGGAGGCCTTCATGTGGCAAGCCGTGGATTCGGGCTGCGGGGACGACGTCGTCCTGCTCCACAACGTCGGCGGCCGCTACCTCCGCGCCAACGGCAGGTACCTCCCCTGGAACTCCACCGGCGTCAGCGTCGACGACAACGCCAGCTCCATGATGTACTACTGGGTCGTCGAGCCCATCCCCGCCAGAGAGGACATGCCAGCCCTTCCTGCCCCGCCTCCG AATCCACCATACCTCCTCGGGGTCATCCACGTGGAGCCGGCACGGCTGATCCGGTTCGTGCGAGCGCTGGACAACGGGCACTACCCCGAGGACCCCGAGCACGTAGCCTGGCGCCAGTTCTGGTTCAGGGGGAGGTCCGCGTTTTGCCTGAGGGACGACCTGCGGTTCCTCGTCGGCGCCGGCGTGTACTACCGGAACATCGCCATGTGCGTCCGAGCGGGTCGCTACGGGAGGCTGACCCCGCTCGTCGTCGACCTGCCCGACGGCGGCTATGGCGAGACCCTCGAGATTGTCCTCATCCGGGCCGAGACCCCTG CCTACAATGGGCTGCGACACCCAGATGTCAACGCGGAGTAG
- the LOC119358857 gene encoding uncharacterized protein LOC119358857, translating to MDRFQDGHHVRLRSRVPPRTYLHAANDGESVTLSQVRASMNAAWAVHIYDGDDGPYLLLHSAAHGRYLAATATPARLGHRGLRAELRDYNQPGVEAVMWQAVGSGFADDVVLLRNVGGRYLRANGRYIRWNAGVSVDNSVNSMMYWVVESIPAREDMPALPAPPPNPPYRYLLGVLYLEPGRLIRFVQALDDGHYPEDPGNEGWRQIWFRGRSAFRLRDDLGLLVGAGVYNPNIAMCVRAGRYGRLTPLVVDLPNGGYGDTLEIVVFRADTPAYNELRHPDVDAE from the exons ATGGACCGCTTCCAGGACGGGCACCACGTGCGGCTGCGGAGCCGCGTGCCGCCGCGCACCTACCTCCACGCCGCCAACGACGGGGAGAGCGTCACCCTCAGCCAGGTCCGCGCCTCCATGAACGCGGCGTGGGCGGTGCACATCTACGACGGCGACGACGGCCCGTACCTGCTCCTTCACAGCGCCGCCCACGGCCGCTACCTCGCCGCCACGGCCACGCCGGCGAGGCTCGGCCACCGGGGCCTCCGCGCGGAGCTGCGCGACTACAACCAGCCGGGCGTGGAGGCCGTCATGTGGCAAGCCGTGGGGTCGGGCTTCGCGGACGACGTCGTGCTGCTCCGCAACGTCGGCGGCCGCTACCTCCGCGCCAACGGCAGGTACATCCGCTGGAACGCCGGCGTCAGCGTCGACAACAGCGTCAACTCCATGATGTACTGGGTCGTAGAGTCCATCCCCGCCAGAGAGGACATGCCTGCCCTTCCTGCCCCGCCGCCG AATCCCCCATACAGATACCTCCTTGGGGTCCTCTACCTGGAGCCGGGGCGGCTGATCCGATTCGTGCAGGCGCTCGACGACGGGCACTACCCCGAGGACCCCGGGAACGAAGGCTGGCGCCAGATCTGGTTCAGGGGGAGGTCCGCGTTTCGCCTGAGGGACGACCTGGGGTTGCTCGTCGGCGCCGGCGTGTACAACCCGAACATCGCCATGTGCGTCCGAGCGGGCCGCTACGGGAGGCTGACCCCGCTCGTCGTCGACCTCCCCAACGGCGGCTATGGCGACACCCTCGAGATTGTCGTCTTCCGGGCCGACACCCCTG CATACAATGAGCTGCGACACCCGGATGTCGACGCGGAGTAG